Proteins encoded in a region of the Synechococcus sp. BIOS-U3-1 genome:
- a CDS encoding acyltransferase family protein, translating into MTAKKIQQTSNKSHVYRPEIDGLRAFAVIIVIINHFNKDFLPGGYLGVDIFFVISGYVITSSLRGRSNKDFTDFITGFYERRIKRLVPALTVFIAITSLAICLFNPEPRDQLGIAKRALLGFANIALYNQVTDYFAQSTELNAFAHTWSLGVEEQFYVLFPLLTWFSGFTRISKNGDRNLFLLVGGLTSLSLISYLYLYQADQSAAYFLMPSRFWEMAAGCLIFISLRKRASVAQFFAKVPSLLLLALIVGVLYLPISRGATSTMAVVALTSGMIASLRKDTAAFILFTNPKIVYVGLISYSLYLWHWGVLAISRWTIGIHWWTVPAQIALMFLLARASYRWIEEPIRKGSWPGKRWKTLTFGGSVLIIFAGGLTILGKPEQSFIYTGSKSSLEKAKLNGRECIAESYFPACSTNGFTNGDIKQGQLTKRLLIVGDSHAKMHAPLAQTIRERLGYEVGIHSIPGYPFPPNKVIRKKDKASKAKFSYEKQKRSLESSLNILNPGDILIIINSGSYTTDHASIGEFNGFRYPDSQWRGDNQSNFLKRLQTELSSLSKQLHQRGVKIIYFLPTPVFKEYAHEDLCYEPQWFEWLNDKRRDCKQTRLKADIEARHTKTLNRYLEKLKKTPGLLFYNPQETLCTPKECHTIIDSNQMYLDGSHLSPLGSRHIYNSFANFLKKNNLN; encoded by the coding sequence TACAACAGACATCCAACAAGAGCCATGTTTACAGGCCTGAGATCGACGGCCTTAGAGCATTTGCAGTAATCATCGTAATCATCAATCATTTCAACAAAGATTTTTTACCAGGAGGCTATCTAGGGGTTGACATATTTTTCGTAATATCTGGCTATGTAATCACTTCGTCTCTACGCGGCAGGTCCAACAAAGACTTTACCGATTTCATTACTGGATTCTACGAGCGCAGAATTAAACGATTAGTTCCAGCACTGACAGTTTTCATAGCAATCACAAGCCTAGCTATTTGCCTATTCAATCCAGAACCAAGAGATCAACTGGGAATCGCGAAAAGAGCACTTTTGGGATTTGCCAACATTGCTCTTTACAATCAGGTAACTGATTATTTTGCGCAATCAACTGAACTAAATGCCTTTGCTCATACTTGGTCACTTGGCGTTGAAGAACAATTTTACGTCCTCTTCCCTTTGCTAACTTGGTTTTCAGGGTTTACACGCATCAGCAAGAACGGTGATCGGAATTTATTCTTATTGGTCGGGGGATTAACCTCTTTATCGTTAATCAGCTATCTTTATCTCTATCAAGCAGATCAGTCAGCGGCGTATTTTTTGATGCCGTCAAGATTTTGGGAAATGGCAGCAGGCTGCCTGATCTTTATTAGCCTCAGAAAACGAGCATCTGTTGCACAATTTTTTGCAAAGGTCCCATCACTCCTTCTGTTGGCATTGATTGTCGGAGTTTTATATCTACCGATATCACGGGGCGCCACATCAACAATGGCAGTTGTTGCTCTCACTTCAGGAATGATCGCATCACTAAGAAAGGACACAGCTGCCTTCATTCTTTTCACTAATCCAAAGATCGTCTATGTAGGATTAATCTCTTACTCACTATACTTGTGGCATTGGGGTGTGCTGGCAATTAGCCGATGGACAATTGGTATCCATTGGTGGACAGTGCCTGCTCAGATCGCTCTAATGTTTCTGCTTGCACGTGCTTCATATCGATGGATTGAAGAACCGATACGCAAGGGCAGCTGGCCAGGAAAACGCTGGAAAACCTTGACATTTGGAGGAAGCGTACTGATTATATTTGCCGGAGGCTTGACAATACTCGGCAAGCCCGAGCAATCATTCATCTATACAGGCAGCAAAAGCTCTTTAGAGAAAGCAAAACTAAATGGAAGAGAGTGCATTGCGGAGTCATATTTTCCGGCATGCTCCACCAATGGATTTACTAATGGTGATATAAAACAAGGCCAATTAACCAAAAGACTTCTTATCGTCGGGGACAGCCATGCAAAAATGCATGCTCCGCTTGCCCAAACAATCCGAGAAAGACTTGGATATGAAGTAGGAATTCATTCTATTCCAGGCTATCCATTCCCACCCAATAAGGTAATCAGAAAAAAAGACAAAGCAAGCAAGGCTAAATTCTCATATGAAAAGCAAAAAAGGTCGCTCGAGTCATCTTTAAATATACTCAATCCAGGAGACATCCTGATCATCATCAATTCTGGCTCTTACACCACAGACCATGCATCCATTGGGGAATTCAATGGATTTAGATATCCAGATTCACAATGGAGGGGAGACAATCAATCGAATTTTCTTAAACGGCTTCAAACTGAGCTTTCTTCGCTATCAAAACAGCTACACCAGAGGGGAGTGAAAATTATATACTTTCTGCCAACCCCAGTCTTCAAAGAATATGCCCATGAAGACCTGTGCTACGAGCCACAGTGGTTTGAGTGGCTGAATGATAAAAGGCGAGACTGCAAACAAACAAGGCTCAAAGCAGACATAGAGGCAAGGCACACAAAAACACTAAATCGCTATTTAGAAAAACTTAAAAAAACTCCTGGTCTTTTATTTTATAATCCTCAAGAAACTCTATGCACCCCAAAAGAGTGTCATACCATAATTGACTCGAATCAAATGTATCTTGACGGAAGCCATCTGAGCCCTCTAGGGAGCCGGCACATCTACAATTCATTCGCAAACTTCCTAAAGAAAAATAATTTGAACTAG
- a CDS encoding DUF1330 domain-containing protein: protein MAKGYWISTGTIHTPLAMVPYISRLSEWLPTVGAKFLVRDVQCDVREGCPGSLNVIIEFPSLESAVSAYESTAYQSLIELRTPHSDLTLSISEELLP, encoded by the coding sequence ATGGCGAAAGGCTACTGGATTAGCACGGGCACGATTCATACTCCATTAGCCATGGTTCCCTACATCAGCCGACTCTCTGAATGGCTACCCACCGTTGGTGCAAAATTTCTTGTGCGTGATGTGCAGTGCGACGTTCGTGAAGGCTGTCCCGGTTCCTTGAATGTGATTATCGAGTTCCCATCTCTGGAATCAGCAGTGTCGGCCTATGAGTCGACGGCCTATCAATCGCTGATTGAGCTGCGAACTCCCCACTCGGATCTCACTCTGTCGATCTCAGAAGAATTGCTTCCCTAA
- a CDS encoding helix-turn-helix domain-containing protein has translation MWLSDSEQAKDGATISTLQEIGELLRQARVEQGLSCEQLAQSLKMGSEQLQALESGDLERLPEPVFIKAMTRRVASKLGLDDDSLISRLQDVLPAPKTANSQSSSLPGGGATNSAAANGRVAMGLGSSKKPDVPWQRLALVALAIGAVTGGAMVIASQRRALEPASLKATNELKQPTTTTPQPVAPDQKSAAQISISSQEPSWVLIRNGEGDVVYEGTLSDPKLFPADAKLEILPGRPDLVLMSHGEDAPRALGPIHQVRWYKLNPER, from the coding sequence ATGTGGTTGTCGGATTCCGAGCAGGCGAAAGATGGAGCAACCATCTCAACCCTGCAGGAGATCGGTGAACTGCTTCGACAGGCCCGCGTCGAACAGGGTCTGAGCTGCGAGCAACTGGCTCAGTCTCTGAAAATGGGCAGTGAACAGTTGCAGGCTCTGGAAAGTGGTGATCTGGAGAGGCTTCCTGAACCTGTATTCATCAAGGCGATGACCCGCAGAGTCGCCTCCAAGCTCGGCCTCGATGACGACTCCCTGATCAGCAGACTTCAAGACGTTCTGCCAGCGCCCAAGACTGCTAACAGCCAGTCAAGCTCTCTCCCTGGCGGTGGTGCGACAAACAGCGCTGCCGCAAACGGTCGTGTCGCAATGGGCTTGGGAAGCAGCAAAAAACCAGACGTGCCATGGCAGCGTCTGGCCCTGGTGGCTCTGGCGATCGGCGCTGTCACCGGTGGGGCGATGGTGATCGCAAGTCAGCGTCGCGCCCTTGAGCCTGCCTCCCTCAAGGCTACAAACGAACTCAAACAACCCACTACGACAACCCCTCAACCCGTTGCACCCGATCAAAAGTCCGCAGCACAGATCTCCATCAGCAGCCAAGAACCCAGCTGGGTCTTAATCCGCAATGGCGAAGGCGACGTCGTATACGAGGGAACCCTCTCTGATCCCAAACTCTTCCCAGCTGACGCGAAACTGGAGATACTGCCCGGACGTCCCGACCTGGTCTTAATGAGTCATGGTGAGGACGCACCAAGAGCACTCGGACCGATCCATCAGGTGCGCTGGTACAAACTCAATCCTGAACGATGA
- a CDS encoding Ppx/GppA phosphatase family protein → MVRQSSFSDPVGSRKVRTVAAIDVGTNSTHMLVASVDVALGTFSIDQAEKSNTRLGERDPETGELTPEAMSRGLESLRRFRELAVSHHVEQVVVAATSAVREAPNGRDFLQTIKDELDLDVDLVSGPEEARLIYLGVLSGMPFGDRPHLVLDIGGGSTELILADGRDARALTSTRVGAVRLQRDFVKDDPIPPQRRSFLQAFIQGSLEPAVDKVHRRIKPGETPVLVATSGTAMAIGALAASEDDRPPLKLHGYKLSRQRLNRVVDRLAVMTPEQRRGLAAINDRRAEIIVPGSLILQTTMQMLGVDELVLSERALREGLIVDWMLRHGLLEDRFSFQSSIRQRTVVHQVQRFAVNQTRAERVASHALNLYDSTHKTLHRDDGSGRDLLWAAAMLHACGQHINLSAYHKHSWYLIRHGELLGYSESEHLMIAAIARYHRRSLPKKRHESWQALQTRDNRRTVSQMALLLRLAAALDRRPDPVVQTLKAEVKAGDLILELVPERLNQNLSLEQWSLESCSALVKDVTGLNLKIIVQD, encoded by the coding sequence ATGGTGAGGCAATCATCTTTCAGTGATCCCGTTGGATCGCGAAAAGTCAGGACTGTGGCTGCAATCGACGTGGGCACCAATTCCACGCACATGCTCGTGGCTTCGGTGGATGTGGCTCTGGGAACTTTCAGCATTGATCAAGCTGAAAAGTCCAATACCCGTCTTGGTGAAAGAGACCCCGAGACGGGCGAACTGACACCCGAGGCGATGTCGAGAGGGTTGGAGAGCCTGCGCCGTTTCCGTGAGCTGGCTGTGAGCCACCACGTGGAGCAGGTCGTTGTCGCAGCGACCAGTGCTGTACGAGAGGCTCCAAATGGCAGGGACTTTCTGCAAACAATCAAAGATGAACTCGACCTTGATGTGGATCTGGTCAGTGGTCCGGAGGAGGCCCGGCTGATTTACCTAGGCGTGTTATCTGGCATGCCCTTTGGCGATCGTCCTCATCTGGTGCTGGATATTGGCGGAGGTTCAACCGAGCTGATCTTGGCGGATGGTCGGGATGCACGCGCACTCACCAGTACCCGCGTCGGTGCTGTGAGACTGCAGAGGGATTTCGTCAAGGACGATCCGATCCCCCCTCAGCGCCGTTCATTTCTGCAGGCTTTCATCCAGGGCTCGCTGGAACCGGCCGTGGACAAAGTGCATCGACGGATCAAGCCGGGAGAGACGCCAGTGCTTGTTGCGACCAGCGGTACGGCAATGGCCATCGGTGCGTTAGCGGCCAGCGAAGATGACCGGCCACCTCTAAAGCTTCATGGCTACAAGCTCTCTAGGCAGCGTCTAAACCGTGTTGTGGATCGTCTGGCCGTCATGACACCGGAGCAACGCCGCGGTCTGGCGGCCATCAACGATCGGCGTGCAGAAATCATCGTTCCTGGTTCGCTGATCTTGCAAACCACCATGCAGATGCTCGGAGTCGATGAACTGGTTCTGAGCGAACGGGCTCTGCGTGAGGGGCTGATCGTGGATTGGATGCTGCGCCATGGCCTTCTCGAAGACCGCTTCAGCTTTCAAAGCAGTATCCGCCAGCGCACCGTGGTCCATCAGGTGCAACGTTTTGCGGTCAATCAAACCCGTGCCGAGCGGGTCGCCAGCCACGCACTCAATCTTTACGACAGCACCCATAAAACCTTGCACCGTGATGACGGATCTGGCCGAGATCTTCTCTGGGCTGCGGCCATGCTTCATGCTTGCGGTCAGCACATCAATCTGAGTGCCTATCACAAGCATTCCTGGTATCTGATCCGTCACGGCGAGCTGCTCGGTTATTCCGAATCAGAACATCTGATGATCGCGGCCATCGCCCGTTATCACCGCCGCAGTCTTCCCAAGAAGCGTCATGAGTCTTGGCAGGCGCTTCAGACCCGTGATAACCGGAGGACAGTGTCACAGATGGCTTTGTTGCTGCGTCTGGCCGCTGCGCTGGATCGACGCCCCGATCCCGTTGTTCAGACGCTGAAAGCGGAGGTGAAAGCCGGTGATCTGATCCTGGAACTGGTGCCGGAGCGTCTGAATCAGAACCTCAGCCTTGAACAGTGGAGTCTCGAAAGTTGCTCAGCACTGGTGAAAGATGTCACCGGTCTGAACCTCAAGATCATCGTTCAGGATTGA
- a CDS encoding 4-hydroxybenzoate polyprenyltransferase yields the protein MTGTTFSRVTSHWVALLRWNKPTGRLILLVPAGWSLWLAPDAPPPAALVMQILIGGLAVSGAGCIANDLWDQKIDREVERTRQRPLASGALNRSQAAAALVLLLALALGVVLSLSSQMLLCLQLAVLALPPILIYPSAKRWFPFPQALLAICWGFAVLIPWAAFTGSISPSIPLLGCWFSTLCWTFSFDTVYAMADRPDDARLGLRSSALTLGRNAIRTVRAGYGLMAASLAVAAAAAGVGVLFWPFWLIATIGLWRSTHTLRASEQQPATIYARHFGRQVQIGSLLLIGLVLSRLG from the coding sequence GTGACTGGCACGACCTTTTCTCGCGTCACGTCTCATTGGGTGGCATTGCTGCGATGGAACAAACCCACCGGACGCCTGATTCTGCTCGTGCCAGCCGGATGGAGTTTGTGGCTCGCGCCGGATGCACCTCCGCCTGCAGCCTTAGTGATGCAAATCCTGATCGGCGGGCTGGCCGTGAGCGGGGCCGGATGCATCGCCAATGATCTCTGGGACCAGAAAATTGATAGAGAAGTAGAACGCACTCGCCAGCGCCCCCTCGCCAGCGGCGCACTGAACCGGAGCCAGGCGGCGGCTGCGCTTGTGCTACTGCTGGCTCTGGCCCTAGGTGTGGTGCTCAGCCTTTCGTCCCAGATGCTGCTCTGCCTGCAACTGGCAGTCCTGGCACTCCCGCCGATCCTGATCTACCCATCGGCGAAACGCTGGTTCCCATTCCCTCAGGCACTGCTGGCGATCTGCTGGGGCTTCGCCGTGTTGATCCCCTGGGCGGCATTCACAGGAAGCATCAGTCCGTCGATCCCCCTGCTGGGCTGCTGGTTCTCCACTTTGTGCTGGACCTTCAGCTTTGACACGGTCTATGCCATGGCCGACCGTCCAGATGATGCGCGGCTTGGCTTGCGCAGCAGCGCATTGACACTCGGCCGCAACGCAATCCGAACTGTTCGAGCGGGATACGGACTGATGGCGGCATCCCTGGCCGTAGCGGCTGCAGCTGCCGGTGTGGGGGTGTTGTTCTGGCCCTTCTGGCTGATCGCCACCATTGGACTTTGGCGCTCCACACACACCCTGCGAGCCAGTGAACAACAACCGGCAACGATCTATGCACGCCATTTCGGACGTCAGGTCCAAATCGGAAGTTTGCTACTCATCGGCCTTGTGTTGTCACGCCTGGGTTGA
- a CDS encoding S66 peptidase family protein: MQHSKHLWPLPSPLQFGDKVTIAAPSSAICDESGLLAGITMLKEWGLRVNTPACQGRHWGYLAGHDSERYSDLSTDDGSALLACARGGWGAARLLEQTIPWKKGWFLGFSDVTALLCSRMARGFGGGIHGPLVTTLAGEPAWSQQRLHDLLFGHPVAPLQGNSWAGGTASGPLVTVNLTVASHLLGSRHLPDLQGTILVIEDVGEAPYRLDRMLTHWRLVGSLQNLAGLGLGRFSGCNETEDSDPAHTFSLEQVLRERTQDLGCPVVADLPVGHGDGGNAALPMGAHAQLDGNSGTLSLELSTQR, from the coding sequence ATGCAGCACTCCAAACATCTCTGGCCGTTACCGAGTCCTTTGCAATTCGGCGACAAGGTCACCATTGCCGCTCCAAGTTCGGCGATCTGCGATGAATCCGGCCTGCTCGCAGGAATCACCATGCTCAAAGAATGGGGTCTGAGAGTGAACACCCCGGCCTGCCAGGGACGGCACTGGGGCTACCTGGCAGGGCACGACAGCGAGCGATACAGCGATCTCTCTACTGACGACGGAAGTGCGTTGCTGGCCTGTGCCCGCGGGGGCTGGGGGGCAGCCCGTCTTCTGGAACAAACTATTCCTTGGAAAAAGGGATGGTTTCTTGGCTTCTCCGATGTCACAGCCTTGCTCTGTAGCCGCATGGCGAGGGGCTTTGGTGGAGGGATCCATGGACCACTGGTGACAACCCTGGCTGGCGAACCTGCATGGAGCCAACAGCGTCTTCATGATCTGCTGTTCGGGCATCCTGTTGCGCCCCTTCAGGGAAACAGCTGGGCTGGCGGCACGGCGTCTGGCCCATTGGTCACAGTGAATCTCACGGTGGCATCCCACCTACTCGGCAGCCGTCACTTGCCCGATCTACAGGGAACGATCCTGGTAATTGAAGACGTGGGTGAGGCTCCTTACCGGCTTGATCGAATGCTCACCCATTGGCGGCTGGTAGGCAGCTTGCAGAATCTTGCAGGTCTTGGATTGGGTCGTTTCAGCGGTTGCAACGAGACAGAGGACAGCGATCCAGCTCACACGTTCAGCTTGGAGCAGGTTCTGAGAGAACGCACTCAGGACCTGGGCTGTCCTGTGGTTGCCGATTTACCTGTGGGTCACGGAGACGGAGGCAATGCGGCTCTGCCGATGGGCGCTCACGCTCAACTGGATGGCAACAGCGGCACCCTGAGCCTGGAGCTGTCGACTCAGCGCTGA
- the ispD gene encoding 2-C-methyl-D-erythritol 4-phosphate cytidylyltransferase, with product MHLLIAAAGSGRRMGADRNKLLLMLRGRPLLAWTLRSAFAAEAIAWIGVIGQPGDQNEIAPLLQGASKPVAWIEGGSTRQESVERGLAALPGDVEHVLIHDGARCLVDPSLFNRCAAAVLDGDAVIAATPVTDTIKRVDSGGLIAETPDRAELWAAQTPQGFAVSALREGHAKARALGWSVTDDASLFERLGWPVRVLDAGPANIKVTTPFDLTVAEAVLAQR from the coding sequence GTGCATCTGTTGATTGCCGCAGCGGGCAGTGGCCGGCGTATGGGAGCTGATCGCAACAAACTGCTGCTGATGCTTCGGGGCAGGCCGCTGCTCGCCTGGACCCTGCGGTCGGCGTTTGCGGCTGAAGCCATCGCTTGGATCGGGGTGATCGGTCAGCCTGGAGACCAGAACGAGATTGCCCCCCTTCTGCAGGGTGCGTCCAAGCCTGTGGCCTGGATCGAAGGTGGCAGTACACGCCAGGAATCGGTAGAGCGAGGATTGGCCGCACTCCCCGGGGATGTGGAGCACGTCTTGATCCATGACGGTGCACGATGTCTGGTCGATCCCAGCCTGTTCAACCGCTGTGCGGCAGCGGTTCTTGACGGTGATGCAGTGATCGCTGCGACGCCGGTCACCGACACGATCAAGCGTGTGGACAGCGGGGGGCTCATCGCTGAAACACCAGATCGGGCTGAGCTCTGGGCCGCGCAGACGCCCCAGGGTTTTGCTGTTTCTGCTCTGCGTGAAGGCCATGCAAAGGCCAGAGCCCTCGGTTGGTCGGTCACCGACGATGCCTCCCTGTTTGAACGCCTGGGCTGGCCGGTCAGGGTGCTGGATGCAGGCCCCGCCAACATCAAGGTCACCACGCCGTTCGATCTCACCGTGGCGGAGGCTGTGCTCGCTCAGCGCTGA
- a CDS encoding glycosyltransferase family 9 protein yields MRVLALSPGSLQQQLERLPALAAAADQLEASLQVACDPSHRGLWTMLPAVKKVIPFPFEADPNLSDWANLLGLVREPDFQACLNFATGRQVNLMLSMSHIPMRVATEGFASTASATVEAGWTPQKLEAFLSPMGVSLNADAFRLSLPADAMEKARSAQPPGDGPLLLLAPGAFPGDWPQERWTSLPETIRSKLPQLRSLVLPTDRPVAERAAAVACADVVLSSCSLTQLMATYCGLPLVALGAKADQLPEREMIRRLDSEDLSTLSVSDVMQALGF; encoded by the coding sequence ATGCGCGTTCTCGCTCTTAGCCCCGGAAGCCTGCAGCAGCAGCTCGAGCGCCTGCCGGCTCTCGCTGCTGCCGCTGATCAGCTTGAGGCCAGCCTTCAGGTGGCCTGCGATCCATCCCATCGCGGGTTATGGACCATGCTTCCGGCGGTGAAGAAAGTCATTCCCTTCCCGTTCGAGGCGGATCCGAACCTCTCGGATTGGGCCAACCTTCTTGGCCTGGTCAGGGAACCTGACTTCCAGGCATGCCTCAATTTCGCCACAGGTAGGCAGGTGAATTTAATGCTGTCCATGAGTCATATCCCGATGCGGGTAGCCACGGAAGGCTTTGCCAGTACAGCCTCCGCCACTGTGGAAGCAGGCTGGACGCCACAGAAACTTGAAGCCTTTCTGTCCCCGATGGGCGTTTCTCTTAATGCCGATGCCTTCCGCCTCAGCCTGCCTGCGGATGCTATGGAGAAAGCCCGCAGTGCTCAGCCGCCTGGGGATGGCCCTCTGCTGCTGCTTGCGCCAGGAGCCTTCCCGGGTGACTGGCCTCAGGAACGCTGGACCTCACTCCCGGAAACTATTCGCAGCAAACTGCCCCAGTTGCGCAGCCTGGTCCTGCCGACCGACCGACCCGTCGCTGAGCGGGCCGCGGCTGTGGCCTGCGCTGATGTGGTGCTCAGCAGTTGTTCCCTTACCCAGTTGATGGCCACCTACTGCGGACTGCCTCTGGTTGCACTGGGTGCCAAAGCGGACCAGCTTCCGGAGAGGGAGATGATTCGCAGGCTCGACAGCGAAGATCTGTCCACACTCTCGGTCTCCGATGTGATGCAGGCTCTCGGCTTCTGA
- a CDS encoding potassium channel family protein, with protein MRRPRRSRQQALLSGRPIQLRQLAQPWLLPGLALTMLVFGGAIGYRVTEGWDWGDCLWMVLITISTIGYGEVEPLSQPGRLVTVLIIAGGLLVVQLSIQRVLGLSESGYFRQVRELRFRRMLRRMQDHVILCGYGRIGREIGEQLLLEKATVLVVELDPLRQKAAEERGLNVLRADATLDETLMEAGLDRCRSLVTALPSNAANLYVILSARGLEQRCRLIARADSEEAAAKLELAGASVVVSPYVAGGRLMATTALRPLAVDFTDLLAGSDCEIEEFRLSEDPLLMSQIAHRSLQELDLARRTGAMVLAIRDNNTLLANPNGEVTLAPGQMLVVMGSKQQLQDLRQILGDAIDAVETMRGMQTNE; from the coding sequence ATGAGGCGCCCGAGGCGGAGCAGACAACAAGCTCTGCTCAGTGGCCGTCCCATTCAACTAAGACAGCTTGCACAACCCTGGTTACTGCCAGGGCTGGCACTCACCATGTTGGTCTTCGGTGGAGCCATCGGTTATCGAGTCACCGAAGGTTGGGATTGGGGGGATTGCCTCTGGATGGTGCTGATCACGATCAGCACCATTGGCTACGGAGAAGTGGAGCCTCTCTCCCAGCCGGGGCGGTTGGTCACGGTGTTGATCATTGCCGGAGGACTGCTGGTTGTTCAGCTTTCGATTCAGCGTGTTCTGGGCTTGTCAGAATCCGGGTACTTCCGTCAAGTACGGGAGCTGAGGTTTCGCCGGATGCTGCGGCGCATGCAAGACCACGTCATTCTTTGCGGCTACGGCAGGATCGGTCGTGAAATCGGCGAGCAGCTGCTGCTCGAAAAAGCAACGGTGCTGGTGGTCGAACTCGACCCGTTGCGTCAAAAAGCGGCTGAAGAACGTGGCCTGAACGTGCTCCGAGCCGATGCCACCTTGGACGAAACACTGATGGAAGCCGGGCTGGACCGTTGCCGAAGTCTGGTGACTGCACTGCCGAGCAATGCAGCCAATCTCTACGTGATTTTGAGCGCCCGGGGGCTTGAACAGCGATGTCGTCTCATCGCGCGTGCTGACAGCGAGGAAGCAGCGGCGAAGCTTGAACTGGCTGGCGCCAGTGTGGTGGTGAGCCCTTACGTGGCTGGTGGTCGGCTGATGGCGACAACGGCCCTGCGACCACTAGCGGTCGACTTCACGGATTTGTTAGCAGGATCCGACTGTGAAATCGAGGAATTCCGCCTCAGTGAAGACCCCCTGCTGATGAGTCAGATTGCCCACCGCAGCCTGCAGGAACTGGACCTGGCGCGACGCACCGGAGCCATGGTGCTCGCCATCCGTGACAACAACACCTTGTTGGCCAATCCCAATGGCGAAGTCACCCTGGCCCCAGGCCAAATGCTTGTGGTGATGGGAAGCAAGCAGCAACTGCAGGATCTTCGTCAGATTCTTGGCGATGCCATCGACGCAGTGGAAACGATGCGAGGCATGCAAACGAATGAATGA
- the fabG gene encoding 3-oxoacyl-[acyl-carrier-protein] reductase has product MSSIRTLDGQIALVTGASRGIGRAVALALAEAGAEVVVNYSSSPDAANAVVSEIKETGGEAYALQANVADEEAVNGLIKTVIERSGKIDVLVNNAGITRDGLLMRMKTEDWQAVINLNLSGVFLCTRAVTRPMLKQKSGRIINITSVVGLMGNAGQSNYAAAKAGVVGFTKSTAKEMASRGITVNAVAPGFIATDMTKDLEAEGILAAIPLGQFGTPEQVAGAVRFLAADPAAAYITGQVLQVDGGMVMG; this is encoded by the coding sequence ATGAGCAGCATCCGCACCCTCGATGGCCAGATCGCTCTGGTGACTGGCGCCAGCCGTGGAATCGGTCGCGCCGTTGCCCTTGCCCTGGCTGAAGCCGGTGCTGAGGTGGTCGTGAATTATTCCAGCTCACCTGATGCAGCCAATGCTGTGGTCAGTGAGATCAAGGAAACTGGAGGTGAGGCCTATGCCCTTCAAGCCAATGTGGCCGACGAGGAGGCTGTCAACGGTCTGATCAAGACCGTGATCGAACGGAGTGGAAAAATCGATGTTTTGGTCAATAACGCTGGCATCACCCGCGACGGTCTGCTGATGCGCATGAAGACCGAAGACTGGCAGGCAGTCATCAATCTGAACCTGAGTGGCGTGTTCCTCTGCACCAGAGCTGTGACTCGTCCGATGCTCAAGCAGAAAAGCGGCCGGATCATCAACATCACCTCTGTCGTGGGCCTAATGGGCAACGCCGGCCAGTCCAATTACGCCGCAGCCAAAGCCGGAGTCGTTGGATTCACCAAAAGCACCGCCAAGGAGATGGCCAGCCGCGGTATCACCGTGAATGCAGTGGCTCCTGGCTTCATTGCCACCGACATGACCAAGGACCTTGAAGCGGAGGGCATCCTTGCCGCTATCCCACTTGGACAGTTCGGAACCCCCGAACAGGTCGCCGGGGCTGTGCGGTTTCTGGCCGCTGACCCTGCTGCTGCCTACATCACCGGGCAGGTTCTGCAGGTGGACGGCGGCATGGTGATGGGCTGA